In one Candidatus Gorgyraea atricola genomic region, the following are encoded:
- a CDS encoding PilZ domain-containing protein, whose amino-acid sequence MQEKRRFVRIQWPVIVLYTTLEEPFTEDQIVGKDISEGGVSFVVYERLAKGTKLNMQIQTPFDSLPIFANGKVAWIRNTGQEHEKTFEVGVEFTRVDPKDQNRLKIYIANEIRERKQ is encoded by the coding sequence ATGCAAGAGAAGAGAAGGTTTGTAAGGATCCAGTGGCCAGTTATCGTGCTTTACACTACGCTTGAGGAGCCCTTTACCGAGGATCAGATTGTTGGCAAAGATATAAGTGAAGGTGGGGTCTCTTTTGTTGTCTATGAGAGACTTGCTAAAGGCACAAAACTCAACATGCAGATCCAGACTCCTTTTGATTCATTGCCTATATTCGCAAATGGCAAGGTAGCATGGATTAGAAATACAGGCCAGGAACACGAGAAGACATTTGAGGTAGGTGTGGAGTTTACCAGGGTCGACCCAAAAGACCAAAACCGCCTTAAGATATATATAG